Proteins found in one Pseudomonas mosselii genomic segment:
- a CDS encoding cysteine desulfurase family protein, with protein MPSTPLYFDYAATTPVDDQVIAAMLTCLGREANFGNPASSGHFHGQAAREAVEQARRQVAERVGAQPDDLVWTSGATESNNLALKGIAQGFAQPGHLLTSQLEHKAILDTAAELERQGWTVTRLAPDAHGLIQAEAVQAALHPDTRLVSLMAVNNELGTVTDFARIGELVRDHGALLHVDAAQAVGKVRIDLAHQAVDLMSFSAHKVYGPKGIGALYVGARARPAMRAQMHGGGHERGLRSGTLATHQIVGMGSAFELAGQPGEAEYQRLEQLARRLRDGLLALPGVTLNGCAVQRIPHTLNLCIDAKGFNSLALAGELALSTTSACNSASNAASHVLLALGLDERQARNSVRLSLGRYTSEADVDTALAVFGRVVGAAAVALW; from the coding sequence ATGCCCAGCACCCCGCTCTACTTCGATTACGCCGCCACCACTCCGGTCGATGACCAGGTCATCGCTGCCATGCTCACCTGCCTGGGCCGCGAAGCCAACTTCGGCAACCCCGCCTCCAGCGGCCACTTCCATGGCCAGGCCGCCCGCGAGGCCGTCGAGCAGGCCCGCCGCCAGGTGGCCGAGCGCGTAGGCGCCCAGCCCGATGATCTGGTCTGGACCTCCGGCGCCACCGAATCCAACAACCTGGCACTCAAGGGTATCGCCCAGGGCTTCGCGCAGCCGGGCCACCTGCTGACCAGCCAGCTCGAACACAAGGCCATCCTCGACACCGCCGCCGAACTGGAGCGCCAGGGCTGGACGGTGACCCGCCTGGCGCCGGACGCCCATGGCCTGATCCAGGCCGAAGCCGTGCAGGCCGCGCTGCACCCGGATACGCGCTTGGTGTCGCTGATGGCGGTGAACAACGAACTGGGCACCGTGACCGACTTCGCCCGCATCGGCGAGCTGGTCCGCGACCATGGCGCCCTGTTGCATGTGGACGCGGCGCAGGCGGTGGGCAAGGTCCGCATCGACCTGGCGCACCAGGCCGTCGACCTGATGTCGTTCTCGGCGCACAAGGTCTATGGCCCCAAGGGCATCGGCGCCCTCTACGTCGGCGCCCGCGCCCGCCCGGCCATGCGTGCGCAGATGCACGGTGGCGGCCATGAGCGCGGCCTGCGCTCCGGCACCCTGGCCACCCACCAGATCGTCGGCATGGGCAGCGCGTTCGAGTTGGCCGGCCAACCCGGCGAGGCCGAATACCAGCGCCTGGAGCAGCTCGCCCGACGCCTGCGCGACGGTCTGCTGGCCCTGCCTGGGGTCACGCTCAACGGCTGCGCGGTGCAGCGCATTCCCCACACCCTCAACCTGTGCATCGACGCCAAGGGCTTCAACAGCCTGGCACTGGCCGGCGAGTTGGCGCTGTCCACCACCTCGGCCTGCAACTCGGCAAGCAACGCGGCGTCCCACGTGCTGCTGGCCCTCGGCCTCGACGAGCGCCAGGCGCGCAACAGCGTGCGCCTGAGCCTCGGGCGCTACACCAGCGAGGCGGACGTGGACACGGCGCTGGCGGTGTTCGGCCGGGTTGTTGGAGCTGCCGCGGTGGCACTCTGGTAG